GCCCCAGCAGGAGCAGGAGGAATTATTTTCTTGCATCCGCGAACACCGTGACCAACTGGTCGGTTTTCACGCAGTGCGCACCCGTACTGCCGGTAGCCAGCGCTTCATCGACCTTCATTTACTGATGCCCAGGAATGCCAGCGTGGAAGAGGCGCATCAGATGTGCGACCACCTGGAACAGGATATAAAAAGGCGCCTGCCCAATTCCAGCATTACCATTCATGTTGAACCATGTGAGACCGAATGTGAGGAGTGCGCTGTCTCCTCTTGTAACCTGAAAATCAACGTAATGCAACCCGGACACTGATGCCAGATAGAGAATCTAGAACGCAATCCGGAGACCGGATACCAGGAACCAGCCACCAAAGCCGAGGAGCAGCAGGCTGCAGACAATGAACAGACCCTCCTGAAACTTCTGCCCCCAGAGGGACCTGGTACGATAAATCAGTATTGAAACCAGGGAGAGCCAGGCCAGGTCACACAGCCAGTGTACCAGGATGAAAAGGGGCAGCCCTGCCAGTCCGAAATCAAGAAATTTCATAATAAGCATGCTGCCGATAGTCGCCCACCAGAGCAGGAAGAAGGGGTTAAAGCCACTGGTCAGGATACCGGCCACAAAAGCGTTATAGGGCAAGTCTTTACCCTGCTGGACTACCCGGGTGCGGGCACGGAACATGGCGATACCGAGTCCGGCAATCATGCCGCCGCCGAGCAGGCTCAGCACCATCTGCACCATATCGTTTTCGAAGAAGCGGGCAAAGCCGAAGTATATCAGCAGTATCAGGGGGACTTCAATCACGGCGTGTCCCAGGGATATCCCGACTCCGGTCAGGGGCGAGCGGTAGCTTTTGGCCACCGTAACGGCAAACATCGGCCCG
This genomic interval from Dehalococcoidales bacterium contains the following:
- a CDS encoding LysE family transporter, producing MTPEIPLFLLFQRGRKTLSNSDDTTPEHREDGCATMERGIFMLPVLLSIVVISLSGVMMPGPMFAVTVAKSYRSPLTGVGISLGHAVIEVPLILLIYFGFARFFENDMVQMVLSLLGGGMIAGLGIAMFRARTRVVQQGKDLPYNAFVAGILTSGFNPFFLLWWATIGSMLIMKFLDFGLAGLPLFILVHWLCDLAWLSLVSILIYRTRSLWGQKFQEGLFIVCSLLLLGFGGWFLVSGLRIAF